In a single window of the Raphanus sativus cultivar WK10039 chromosome 9, ASM80110v3, whole genome shotgun sequence genome:
- the LOC108824306 gene encoding probable E3 ubiquitin-protein ligase RHB1A — translation MGGCCSSSSSRHPHLVGTPIYYYCPESFGEFGPSGARAGVGSAAALTTTGLLSDIIGLETSSIPNTFYAPAPLPYDLLFGIPDDSESIKGKISDISFETCKELEGLDCKTQPSSVILSPSESDLSKQKTWNNQLVDEEEEEDSCPICFEFYEAENPKIKTNCEHDFHLSCILEWMERSDGCPICDKEVAFDDCLN, via the exons ATGGGAGGTtgctgttcttcttcttcttccaggCATCCGCATCTTGTTGGAACTCCTATTTACTATTAT tgTCCAGAATCTTTTGGAGAGTTTGGGCCTTCAGGAGCTCGTGCTGGTGTGGGATCAGCAGCAGCACTCACCACCACAGGCCTTCTGTCTGATATTATTGGTTTGGAGACATCATCTATACCCAACACTTTTTATGCTCCTGCTCCTCTTCCATATGATTTGCTTTTTGGGATACCAGATGATTCCGAATCTATCAAAGGAAAGATTAGTGATATCAGTTTTGAGACATGTAAAGAGCTCGAGGGACTAGACTGTAAAACTCAACCCAGCTCAGTGATTCTCTCGCCGAGTGAATCAGATCTCTCTAAACAAAAAACATGGAATAACCAATTGGTAgacgaagaggaggaggaggactcTTGCCCCATTTGCTTTGAAT TTTATGAAGCTGAGAATCCAAAAATAAAGACAAACTGTGAGCACGATTTTCATCTCTCTTGTATTCTGGAGTGGATGGAAAGAAGCGATGGTTGCCCTATATGTGATAAG GAGGTTGCGTTTGATGATTGCTTGAACTAG
- the LOC108823619 gene encoding calmodulin-binding receptor-like cytoplasmic kinase 2, with protein sequence MPSRRRHSYTGGSSPATSSYSTTSTTLPDRSPAPSSTTTDRQAPNSLARWISGIFINCFTPPGSVSSKSFNDSEHDIRSRRSSTGSVQKHYYGNGNGNNGNETENQNQRFSFDEIYAATKNFSPSFRIGQGGFGTVYKVKLRDGSTVAVKRAKKSLHDDRQGAEFMSEIKTLAQVTHLSLVKYYGYLVHNDEKLLVVEYVPNGNLRDHLDCKDGKTLDMATRLDIATDVAHAITYLHMYTQPPIIHRDIKSSNILLTDNFRAKVADFGFARLAPDSESGATHVSTQVKGTAGYLDPEYLTTYQLTEKSDVYSFGVLLVELLTGRRPIELHREQKERITIRWAIKKFTSGDTISVLDPKLERNPSNNLALEKVLEMAFQCLAPHRGSRPSMKKCSEILWGIRKDYRELLNTSL encoded by the exons ATGCCCAGTCGACGGAGGCATAGCTACACAGGCGGATCTTCACCTGCAACATCTTCGTACAGCACAACTAGTACTACTCTTCCTGATCGTTCTCCAGCTCcttcctccaccaccaccgacAGACAAGCACCTAACTCCCTCGCTCGCTGGATCTCAGGGATCTTCATCAACTGCTTCACTCCTCCCGGTTCCGTTTCCTCCAAGAGTTTCAACGACTCCG AACATGATATTCGTAGTAGACGGAGCTCAACAGGAAGTGTGCAGAAACATTATTATGGAAACGGCAACGGGAACAACGGGAACGAAACAGAGAATCAGAATCAAAGATTCAGCTTCGATGAAATCTACGCGGCCACCAAGAACTTCTCCCCTTCCTTCAGGATCGGACAAGGAGGTTTCGGCACTGTTTACAAGGTCAAACTTAGAGATGGCTCCACCGTTGCTGTCAAACGTGCCAAAAAG AGTTTACACGACGACCGTCAAGGTGCAGAGTTCATGAGCGAGATTAAGACATTGGCTCAAGTCACACATTTGAGTTTGGTCAAATACTATGGTTATTTGGTGCACAATGACGAGAAGCTTCTCGTTGTGGAGTATGTCCCCAATGGAAACCTCAGAGATCACTTGGACT GTAAGGATGGAAAGACTCTCGACATGGCAACTCGGCTTGATATCGCTACTGATGTTGCTCATGCCATTACCTATCTTCACATGTACACGC AGCCACCTATCATCCACAGAGACATCAAATCTTCAAACATTCTCCTCACTGACAACTTCAGAGCCAAAGTTGCTGATTTCGGTTTCGCCAGATTAGCTCCAGATTCCGAATCAGGAGCCACTCATGTCTCCACACAAGTCAAAGGAACCGCTGGTTACTTAGACCCTGAATATTTAACTACTTATCAGCTCACTGAGAAAAGCGACGTCTACTCCTTCGGTGTACTCCTCGTCGAGCTTCTCACTGGTCGCCGTCCCATTGAGCTTCACAGAGAACAAAAAGAACGCATCACCATTCGATGg GCCATCAAGAAGTTCACGAGTGGGGATACGATATCGGTTTTGGACCCGAAGCTAGAACGAAATCCATCTAACAACTTAGCACTAGAGAAGGTACTGGAGATGGCGTTTCAATGTCTGGCTCCTCATAGAGGTTCGAGACCGAGCATGAAGAAATGCAGTGAGATTCTTTGGGGAATCCGTAAAGATTACAGAGAGCTGCTCAACACTAGTCTTTGA
- the LOC108825632 gene encoding uncharacterized protein LOC108825632, producing the protein MRIRKNMKLSSMLLATAGNGGDKLETYVCPLNQSPWDVIPLTSSLDDDDGAAELTNLIDSSWFLPSPSSSPPSLTHQFAGEDNSNGNVSLGDSFGASQRLNGSVGNNHSLVSDERLHHISPEKSPDVEDPSDDSGKKSYSAEPHSPVKTSGDDYQAAASVPAPPKRGRPRGSGKKAQASSTAAAAASNNPYEFYYYSGFGPRWGRKRGGSGDEKIVLTDNKNGSEDNTSKKSSNSSGEESYKTAAFEHGSSSFDRFEFMEEDYDVVDQSVGDGKKMKSTMKKMKRGRKPVKERSLKSLM; encoded by the exons ATGAGGATTAGGAAGAACATGAAGCTGTCTTCGATGCTTTTAGCGACAGCAGGTAACGGCGGAGATAAACTGGAGACATATGTCTGTCCTCTTAACCAATCTCCGTGGGATGTGATTCCTCTGACTTCCTCCCTCGACGACGACGATGGTGCCGCCGAGTTAACTAACCTAATTGACTCGTCTTGGTTTCTCCCTTCTCcgtcttcttctcctccatcCCTTACTCACCAG TTCGCTGGAGAAGATAACTCTAACGGGAATGTGAGCTTGGGCGATTCATTTGGCGCTTCACAAAG GTTAAATGGCTCCGTCGGAAATAATCACAGCCTTGTCTCCGACGAGCGTCTTCACCACATTTCGCCGGAGAAATCGCCGGACGTTGAAGATCCGAGCGACGACAGTGGCAAAAAATCATACTCCGCGGAGCCTCATTCGCCGGTCAAAACCTCCGGCGACGACTACCAAGCGGCTGCGTCGGTGCCAGCGCCGCCTAAACGAGGACGGCCACGTGGTTCGGGCAAGAAAGCTCAAGCCTCCtccaccgccgccgccgccgcatCTAATAATCCGTACGAGTTTTACTATTACTCTGGTTTCGGCCCACGGTGGGGGAGAAAAAGAGGCGGCTCCGGTGACGAGAAGATAGTTCTGACTGATAATAAAAACGGTAGCGAAGATAATACGAGCAAAAAGAGTAGTAACAGCAGTGGTGAAGAGAGTTATAAAACGGCGGCGTTTGAACATGGGAGTAGCAGCTTCGATAGGTTTGAGTTTATGGAAGAGGACTATGACGTTGTCGATCAAAGCGTTGGAgatgggaagaagatgaagagtacaatgaagaagatgaagagaggGAGGAAGCCCGTAAAGGAAAGGTCTTTAAAATCCctcatgtaa
- the LOC108825073 gene encoding ferric reduction oxidase 2-like yields the protein MDKSERVSAKTPSSGDEFKDVIKGLIKLSMLVIFLGYVFVWILMPTLIYRTKWLPVMRTEFGFSTYFGLAGLTLFMLMFPMLLLACLGCLYLHLKKQKTNNHLIREKATGRGVLAAMRRPMLVKGPLGIVSLTELIFLAMFVALLLWNFFVYLRNAFPLITPQSAAKLHQKIWQAKLEAMAIRIGLVGNACLAFLFIPVVRGSSLLPVIGRTSESSIKYHIWLGHLVMTIFTVHGLCFVAYWASMHEISQMVTWSKTEMSNVAGEIALLSGLVMWATSYPSIRRRFFEVFFYSHYLYIVFMFFYVLHVGIAFCFIVFPGFYMFMVDRFLRLLQSRDNVRLLYARVLPSNTVELTFSKAKELMYNPTSTLFVNIPSISKLQWHPFTITSSSNLEAETLSIVIKSEGKWSTKLYQMLSSSDHTDRTLSVSVEGPYGPVSTDFLRHDSLVMVSGGSGITPFISIIRDLIAMSHTTSEIPKITLVCAFKKASDIAMLDLILPTSGLELSSDLNIQIEAFITKDNEPRNEETQKIRTLWFKPSPSDQLISAILGPNSWLWLGAILSSSFIIFLIVVGVMTRYYIYPIDQNKSKYNAASRSILYLLVLCVSIMVTSGAAVLWNKKKYNVESSKQVKNVDVPSPTLSPSSWTDREIESTPHESLVQCTNLHFGERPDLKRILLDTKGSSVGVMVCGPKKMRQEVAKICSSGLAENLHFESISFSW from the exons ATGGATAAGAGTGAAAGAGTGTCGGCAAAAACCCCATCATCGGGAGATGAATTCAAAGATGTGATTAAGGGATTGATTAAGCTCTCAATGCTGGTGATTTTCCTTGGATATGTCTTCGTTTGGATCCTCATGCCAACCTTAATCTATCGAACCAAGTGGTTGCCTGTCATGCGTACTGAGTTTGGCTTTTCGACTTATTTTGGTCTCGCAG GCTTGACCCTTTTCATGTTAATGTTTCCAATGCTCCTATTGGCTTGTTTGGGATGTCTCTACCTTCACTTGAAGAAACAAAAGACTAATAATCATCTCATTAG GGAGAAGGCAACTGGAAGAGGCGTGTTGGCAGCCATGAGAAGGCCAATGTTGGTCAAAGGACCATTGGGGATAGTCTCATTAACTGAGTTAATATTCCTGGCAATGTTTGTAGCTCTTCTTCTATGGAACTTCTTCGTTTACTTGCGCAATGCTTTCCCCTTGATTACACCTCAATCAGCCGCTAAACTTCACCAAAAAAT ttggcAAGCGAAGTTGGAGGCAATGGCAATAAGGATCGGGCTAGTCGGTAACGCATGTCTAGCCTTCCTGTTCATACCGGTGGTGCGTGGATCATCGCTGCTTCCGGTTATAGGGCGGACGTCAGAGTCAAGCATCAAGTACCATATATGGCTTGGTCATTTGGTCATGACCATATTCACCGTTCATGGCCTTTGTTTCGTTGCCTATTGGGCCTCAATGCACGAAATCTCTCAGATGGTGACTTGGTCTAAAACAGAGATGTCTAATGTTGCCGGAGAGATAGCTTTGCTGTCGGGACTTGTGATGTGGGCCACCTCATATCCGTCTATTAGAAGAAGATTCTTTGAAGTTTTCTTCTATAGTCACTACCTTTACATCGTCTTCATGTTCTTCTACGTGCTCCATGTAGGCATTGCCTTCTGCTTTATCGTCTTCCCCGGTTTCTATATGTTCATGGTCGATCGTTTCTTGAGGCTTCTACAGTCACGTGACAATGTCCGGTTGTTATATGCACGTGTTCTTCCTTCAAACACCGTGGAGCTTACTTTCTCCAAAGCCAAAG AATTGATGTATAATCCGACGAGCACATTGTTTGTGAACATACCGAGCATCTCGAAGCTGCAATGGCATCCATTTACGATTACTTCGAGCAGTAACCTCGAAGCAGAGACGCTAAGCATTGTGATCAAGAGCGAAGGGAAATGGTCTACCAAGCTTTACCAGATGCTTTCTTCTTCGGATCATACCGACCGTACCCTCTCCGTTTCTGTCGAAGGGCCCTATGGTCCTGTTTCCACAGATTTCTTAAG GCACGATTCGTTGGTAATGGTTAGCGGAGGCAGCGGAATTACTCCATTTATCTCAATTATCCGCGACTTGATCGCTATGTCCCATACAACAAGTGAAATCCCCAAAATAACCCTGGTTTGCGCATTCAAGAAGGCTTCTGACATCGCCATGCTTGACCTTATCCTCCCTACATCTGGCCTCGAATTATCATCTGACTTGAATATCCAAATAGAAGCTTTCATCACCAAAGATAACGAACCAAGAAACGAAGAAACACAGAAGATCAGAACCCTCTGGTTCAAACCAAGTCCCTCAGACCAACTGATCTCAGCAATCCTAGGACCAAACTCATGGCTCTGGCTCGGCGCCATCCTCTCATCTTCCTTCATAATCTTCTTGATCGTCGTTGGCGTCATGACAAGATACTACATTTACCCGATCGATCAAAACAAGAGCAAGTATAATGCTGCTTCACGATCCATCCTTTATCTTTTGGTCCTCTGCGTTAGCATAATGGTGACTTCAGGTGCAGCTGTGTTGTGGAATAAGAAGAAATACAACGTTGAGAGCAGCAAACAGGTTAAAAACGTCGACGTACCGAGTCCAACATTGTCTCCCAGCTCATGGACTGACAGAGAAATCGAGAGTACTCCTCATGAATCACTAGTTCAATGCACCAACCTCCATTTCGGTGAAAGGCCAGACCTCAAGA GGATTCTACTTGATACCAAAGGTTCAAGCGTGGGAGTGATGGTGTGTGGTCCGAAGAAGATGAGACAAGAAGTGGCGAAGATTTGTTCTTCTGGTTTGGCTGAGAATCTTCACTTTGAATCTATCAGTTTCAGCTGGTGA